One genomic window of Hippocampus zosterae strain Florida chromosome 12, ASM2543408v3, whole genome shotgun sequence includes the following:
- the LOC127611160 gene encoding pyridoxal kinase-like yields MAAMECRVLSIQSHVVRGYVGNKSATFPLQVLGFEVDSINSVQFSNHTGYAHWKGQVLKADELNVLYEGIKLNKVNHYDYILTGYSRDTSFLMTVVEIVKELKKANPNLVYVCDPVMGDHGAMYVPEELLPVYRDKVVPMADILTPNQFEAELLTGRKIHTTEDALKAMELLHKMGPKTVVLTSTELPSNQGGQYLLALGSQKIEKPDGTMSIQKICMDIPKVDAVFVGTGDLFAALLLAWTHHHPSDLKAACEKTVSVMHHVIKRTINYANEKAGPGQRPSPAQLELRMVQSKGDIENPAIVVEAKFLQTS; encoded by the exons ATGGCGGCGATGGAATGTCGCGTGTTGTCCATTCAGAGTCATGTTGTCCGAGGATATGTTGGAAATAAGTCCGCAACATTCCCTCTGCAG GTTCTGGGTTTTGAAGTGGACTCTATCAATTCTGTGCAGTTCTCCAATCACACAG GCTATGCTCACTGGAAGGGTCAAGTACTGAAAGCTGATGAGCTCAATGTGCTCTATGAGGGCATCAAGCTCAATAAGGTGAACCACTATGACTACATCCTTACAG GGTACAGCAGGGACACGTCCTTCCTGATGACTGTTGTTGAGATTGTTAAAGAGCTCAAAAAGGCCAATCCCAATTTAGTTTATG TTTGTGACCCTGTAATGGGAGACCATGGTGCAATG TATGTCCCAGAGGAACTTCTGCCAGTCTACCGGGACAAAGTAGTGCCTATGGCCGACATTCTTACCCCCAACCAGTTTGAAGCAGA GCTTTTAACTGGGAGGAAAATCCACACCACAGAAGATGCTCTTAAA GCAATGGAGTTGCTTCACAAGATGGGTCCAAAAACGGTGGTACTCACTAGTACTGAGTTGCCTTCGAATCAAGGAGGCCAGTACCTTTTGGCCCTTGGGAGCCAAAAAATTG AAAAGCCAGATGGTACGATGAGCATTCAGAAGATCTGCATGGACATCCCCAAAGTTGATGCTGTGTTTGTGGGGACCGGGGACCTGTTTGCTGCCTTGTTGCTTGCATGGACACATCATCATCCCAGTGACCTGAAG GCTGCCTGTGAAAAGACTGTTTCGGTTATGCACCATGTAATTAAACGGACCATTAATTATGCTAATG aaaaagccGGCCCGGGGCAAAGGCCCAGCCCTGCACAGTTGGAGCTGAGAATGGTTCAGAGCAAAGGCGATATTGAGAATCCTGCCATCGTTGTGGAAGCGAAATTTTTACAAACGTCCTAA
- the chpfa gene encoding chondroitin sulfate synthase 2 has translation MRFPALVSALRSMGPVIIGISLGFTLSLLSVNWTEEACYADQRAPAGRDEQPKGARKPNSISVVHDAEFEADFEPRILPYKQAEPSTPKKVFRAKYISTELGIRERLFVGVLTSKNTINTLGVAVNRTISHHLDSVVFFTGTHNRKPPHGMFVVSHGDERLIWNMFQTMKYIFEHYINEYDWFYFVQDDVYTEADRIKELVDHLSMNQEVYMGCPEEFVGGEMEGSYCYGGFGYLLSRTLLLRLQPFLENCRNDILSARPDEWLGRCIIDYTANNCVSDAQGLHYHHYQLGKNFDPNKEQSEQFRRALTVHPVSDPEEMYRLHRHFTEIELQKTYDEIAKLQEEIKNVSADAFEGNRSAQWPIGINPPFEPKSRHDVIKWDYFTEEEIYSCIDGSPKCDLHGIDLLDVADVIDIAVEELNKKYKPILHLKKQRLINGYRRFDPTRGMEYTLDLQLEAVSQKGHSHSIAKRVHLVRPLSQVEIIPMPYVTESTRVHAIIPLTALDRDYVEHFLKVFASNAFETSENIILTFLFIYDPVEAQQVNQNDIFANVKTQINLYEHKYPTVKIPWISVKTDSPSQIKFMDIISKKHPIDTLFLLASVNTNINLEFVNRCRMNSINNWQVFFPIHFQEYNPDVAYHNQPRPATVDLLKESGHFDRWSFDEACFYNADYMATRTKMVADVQENEDILETLDIYDIFVKYSGVHVFRAVEPALHQNYRYQNCNPRLSEDIYHRCVQSNLEGVGSPSQLAMLLFEQEQGNST, from the exons ATGAGATTTCCAGCCCTTGTTTCTGCCCTGCGGTCTATGGGCCCGGTGATAATCGGCATTTCTTTAGGATTCACCTTGAGTTTACTCAGTGTAAACTGGACAGAAGAAGCGTGTTATGCGGACCAGCGTGCTCCTGCGGGCCGTGATGAACAGCCCAAAGGAGCCCGAAAACCCAATTCCATTTCAGTCGTCCACGACGCAGAATTTGAAGCGGATTTCGAGCCACGAATATTGCCCTATAAACAAGCTGAGCCGAGTACCCCTAAGAAAGTTTTCAG GGCCAAATATATCAGTACAGAATTGGGGATTCGCGAGCGTCTGTTTGTTGGAGTCCTGACGTCCAAAAACACAATTAACACATTGGGCGTGGCCGTCAATCGCACCATCAGCCATCATCTAGACTCTGTCGTCTTCTTCACTGGCACGCACAACCGCAAACCCCCACACGGCATGTTTGTCGTCTCACACGGAGACGAGAGACTGATCTGGAACATGTTTCAGACGATGAAGTACATTTTCGAGCACTATATCAACGAGTATGACTGGTTTTACTTCGTCCAAGATGACGTCTACACAGAAGCCGACAGGATCAAAGAGCTTGTGGATCACCTGAGTATGAATCAAGAAGTTTACATGGGCTGTCCAGAGGAATTCGTAGGCGGGGAGATGGAAGGGAGCTATTGTTACGGAGGGTTTGGGTACCTGCTGTCTCGAACCTTGCTGCTTCGGCTCCAACCCTTCCTGGAAAATTGTAGAAACGACATTCTCAGTGCCAGGCCTGACGAGTGGCTTGGGAGGTGCATCATCGACTACACGGCTAATAACTGTGTCAGCGACGCTCAG GGTCTCCACTACCACCATTATCAGTTGGGCAAAAACTTTGATCCAAACAAAGAGCAGAGTGAGCAGTTTCGAAGAGCTCTGACTGTCCATCCGGTGTCTGACCCTGAAGAGATGTACCGGCTGCACAGACACTTCACTGAGATTGAACTGCAGAAGACTTACGATGAGATTGCTAAGCTCCAG gaagaaataaaaaacgTCAGCGCGGATGCCTTCGAGGGCAACCGAAGTGCTCAGTGGCCGATAGGAATCAACCCACCTTTCGAACCAAAGTCTCGCCACGACGTTATAAAATGGGACTACTTTACAGAAGAGGAGATTTATTCGTGCATCGACGGATCCCCTAAATGCGATCTGCATGGCATCGACCTACTCGACGTGGCCGATGTCATTGACATTGCTGTTGAAGAGCTGAACAAGAAGTACAAACCCATTTTGCACCTGAAGAAGCAGCGCCTGATTAACGGCTACAGGCGCTTCGACCCGACCAGGGGCATGGAGTACACCCTGGATTTACAGCTCGAGGCGGTTAGCCAAAAAGGTCACAGTCATTCTATTGCCAAGCGTGTTCATCTGGTTCGACCTCTGAGCCAGGTGGAGATAATTCCCATGCCCTATGTCACAGAGAGTACGAGGGTTCATGCCATTATACCGTTGACCGCGTTGGATCGGGATTATGTTGAGCATTTCCTCAAAGTCTTTGCCTCCAATGCCTTTGAAACCAGTGAAAACATCATCCTGACCTTTCTGTTCATTTACGATCCAGTGGAAGCGCAGCAAGTTAACCAGAATGATATATTTGCCAACGTTAAGACTCAAATAAACCTCTACGAGCACAAATACCCGACGGTGAAAATCCCTTGGATAAGCGTCAAGACAGACAGCCCATCGCAGATCAAATTCATGGACATCATTTCCAAGAAGCATCCGATTGACACGCTGTTCCTCCTAGCTAGCGTCAACACCAAcatcaatttggagtttgtgaacCGCTGCCGCATGAATTCCATCAACAACTGGCAAGTGTTCTTCCCCATCCATTTCCAGGAATACAACCCCGACGTGGCCTATCACAACCAGCCACGTCCGGCCACGGTCGACCTGCTCAAGGAATCTGGACATTTTGACCGCTGGTCATTCGACGAAGCCTGTTTTTACAACGCGGACTACATGGCGACACGCACGAAAATGGTCGCGGATGTCCAAGAGAACGAGGATATACTAGAGACCCTAGACATTTATGACATATTCGTAAAGTACTCCGGGGTGCATGTTTTCAGGGCAGTAGAGCCAGCATTACACCAAAACTACCGCTACCAAAACTGCAACCCGCGGCTCAGTGAGGATATCTACCACAGGTGTGTTCAGAGCAACTTGGAAGGTGTTGGTTCTCCCTCCCAACTGGCAATGCTGCTGTTTGAACAAGAGCAAGGAAATAGCACTTGA